One part of the Vespula pensylvanica isolate Volc-1 chromosome 18, ASM1446617v1, whole genome shotgun sequence genome encodes these proteins:
- the LOC122635536 gene encoding rotatin isoform X1, with translation MSSLNTITFAHVKKLAHSIDEIRARALENIISKLDLGFGCDSDVVKKELIVKLFHWFSFDNIPHPREALDLLHRLIKGGNNNYLNAFGRSRFQNELHQLKRKLDTSWYDKIDQIEQVILNPDKEESSNDVRTSIKALDPSRISFKQSEYITRIHNYDNYGNKDFNADKINASNDVCAFISPLDNTLPMDLTIQQSDGTLVSKTVEGGIKWLVMPWQPLVTSDKGVLAAVEEALNNTADTNLILHTCQFITNVMLQDFPAEVFLQRPAVVSVLHGLLDISINLIESDIKYIIPAVLKTLHKLTRCLRFRIYYYYDPCVANKKQKLLAEKLDNNSYHLSEARDSPDGGIPEANYQAYQSAATSDRSQSIMDNVDESVLRLQQMLIPSYCIETLKHVIAQLNIPNDSTFPLKNTKYIVDLIHELAQLLLTTVMPNIWICNDSMARKISDELKMLLTLLGDSLEYFASYGSIDYHRITYLHLLCITVNLLSNIVPFEVADIILPKSMKNSMSIALMDAPIYLMYPKLHTALQVYIQHLENSNEFAIIKIFDESRIIIKSMQAAICSIKESSKGSYSDTLKILYASKLSLPYHKNMSIVKKAIKFLQNVNRYSLSKEDHVICRKLILNLLANGDIDIQETAYKECHSLVKSILGIEYNKEKLTWENLIFLLEPNVLTEIICYGLPNENKKIREMSEEIIIYILKGKVQADETGWLKILETIIPVLPLLQCYAYSSTVIGRCITKMLDPDIFNSIHLPYLEVLKGNLRLLYSVECDVREEASCRLIWLLGKEKDSIKKLPRLSSLHGLPLSSLCIFERPSVFKRLEGNYQRSSLLSVLEMLRDSDVDPKMRKSALVQINVMLTDMSLHKLFLNENGLFLILQAFNSALIENDYKNYPDSVIPILAILKLIVASESSVRHELSTNIDVFINIIRSIFLFPNNECVKADGSYILCLLLYNDYIIRMNEKQTESNVQLTVSLPHIIVIKMRLPLICKSHWKTSIHRRSEISVLHGSNQTILTFVRQYWAWEWNGGWKMLWKNYDDVNDPELPEKLRIQEHEFFVFQYSCSYFYCQKQLYNIQNSTTHDGVLNALDYLIMYLKFYNMLQYEEIKDINSLPWDQTFERFLSSHPSSKEDCDLFVNIINFLQLYISTTKGKSSWISKMMKNMTKSWADLFQNLEIDNQDVHQSILKLARTCAAIERNEKSDINQKHTWIHFIELVVSTLCFGNQQNFYNLAYLDWLLTCLTYLISQCNWSNHKNLLASLGNTLIEMIISFHGAGTVSFMGLSITRNSIICLNHLLYQMHENFNKNTWISFWYEDSRSLSWLPMLWQNRDPLVRASALQLLSGLLNEMHSASQLSNAIAVAPNELCYMLLQYIIIGEESCIVREQACIAFSNLIKNCNSMSFQHVDSLKTNIILIYTEQVNFYYEMSILYSNIYVLPTLDSDLLNNQQQKNGKVPSIQAATSGCVSLVPRTVSYLYNCHDELLPFSAVDSESMDMDHYLLSVATPSLVTATCTLLNNLILIGQQEVVRHVYEQSLDKYLIRCLREIPKNIDTKKDLIHYCDMLEMYTSICAVLSNCVVHSNEFAAVASFTPDCIYSLFNLLHFDLYSIHMSHLISLYNKLKAEIYNFLSILSLTDDQHFESIQTALELHGPDKALTSICTAIKDSDRELRMNAIACLTFLLTQEIQKETLGKNNISIKTILDSVIYIPISNQTNNLQEVISNVNKLSIRSINLHSKKTNRNDEIEDYTVNSENIKMKSDEHQCTIGAELCKVLLPLFIAHNYTRSKKSRKHIENRDLIVSALANLLCVSMEAKKIALKENLSETALMILKELYVKLNLQPFELYKNQVDREKKIHPLFSDINNVFILLMNFMHENLQVKETLTKDGLADVLHKLWAWIALNKNISSCALKLLATFTTKCSAAAQSLTLTTVLPGTGLRKTPNTIAIIHIIIQLICKEIDKAGHLFDNNKLHFAFHVLRNAVHVHECRVSISKSNLLQFFTKIHPITTKRVKPWPLVELYCLEFLIDFTYYEEGQICVPKAVDALDALIHLAKCSSSPTKILAISILRNLAFNMANRPRILSSVDIINLLHDVFKNGSLCEIRIAGSMLWSLICNNQKGKLIARTAGFPQSIQEALARLTLLTTNNVEQEQDVVKILEYLMRLISPIENKSD, from the exons ATGTCAAGTTTAAATACAATTACATTTGCACATGTTAAAAAGTTAG cgCACAGTATTGATGAGATTCGAGCGAGggcattagaaaatattatttctaaattagaTCTTGGCTTTGGATGTGATTCTGACGTTGttaagaaagaattaatagTCAAACTCTTTCATTGGTTTTCTTTTGACAATATACCTCATCCTCGAGAGGCTTTAGATTTGTTACATAGATTGATAAAG gGTGGAAATAACAATTACTTAAATGCATTTGGCAGATCAAGGTTTCAAAACGAGCTAcatcaattaaaaagaaaacttgacACTTCTTGGTATGATAAAATAGATCAGATAGAACAAGTTATTCTCAATCCAGATAAAGAAGAATCTTCCAATGACGTTAGAACAAGTATTAAg GCATTAGATCCATCAAGAATATCGTTTAAACAATCGGAGTATATAACAAGAATacataattatgataattatggaaataaagattttaatgCTGACAAGATTAATGCTTCCAATGATGTTTGTGCTTTTATATCTCCATTGGacaa TACATTGCCTATGGATCTTACTATTCAACAAAGCGATGGTACACTCGTTTCTAAGACAGTGGAGGGTGGGATTAAATGGTTAGTAATGCCATGGCAACCATTAGTCACATCGGATAAAGGTGTACTAGCAGCAGTGGAGGAAGCTTTAAATAATACTGCAGATACTAATCTGATATTACATACATGTCAGTTTATAACAAATGTTATGTTACAAGATTTTCCAGCTGAAGTTTTTCTTCAAAGACCAGCAGTAGTATCa gtgCTACATGGTCTTCTtgatataagtataaatttaattgagtctgatattaaatatattataccagCTGTATTAAAAACATTACATAAATTAACAAGATGTCTAcgatttcgaatttattattattatgatccatgtgtagcaaataaaaaacaaaag ttattAGCAGAGAAATTGGACAATAATAGTTATCATTTATCAGAAGCTAGAGACAGTCCTGATGGAGGAATACCAGAAGCTAATTATCAAGCATATCAATCTGCT gCTACAAGTGACAGAAGTCAAAGCATCATGGATAATGTAGATGAATCTGTATTACGATTGCAACAAATGCTCATTCCTTCCTATTGTATTGAGACACTAAAGCACGTTATTGCACAATTAAATATTCCTAACGATTCTacatttccattaaaaaatactaaatacATAGTTGACCTGATTCATGAACTAGCACAATTACTACTTACCACAGTCATGCCAAATATATGGATATGCAATGATAGTATGGCTAGGAAGATCAGCgacgaattaaaaatgttattaacatTACTAGGAGATTCTCTAGAATATTTTGCAAGTTATGGGAGTATAGATTATCATAGGATTAcatatcttcatcttctttgcATTACAGTAAATTTATTAAGTAATATTGTACCATTTGAAGTAGCAGATATTATTTTACCTAAATCCATGAAAAATTCTATGTCTATTGCTTTAATGGATGCACCTATATATTTGATGTATCCAAAATTGCATACTGCACTTCAAGTATATATTCAG catttagaaaattcaaacgaatttGCTATCATCAAAATCTTTGATGAAAgtagaattattatcaaatcaaTGCAAGCAGCTATTTGTTCAATAAAAGAATCTTCTAAAGGATCATATTCtgatacattaaaaatattatatgcatCTAAATTAAGTTTGCCTTATCACAAAAATATGAGCATAGTTAAGAAAGCTATTAAATTTCTACAAAATGTTAACAg atattctCTCAGCAAGGAAGATCATGTAATAtgcagaaaattaatattaaatttattagcaAATGGAGACATAGATATACAAGAAACTGCATACAAAGAATGTCATAGTTTAGTCAAAAGTATTTTAggaatagaatataataaagaaaaacttacatgggaaaatttgattttcctTTTGGAACCAAATGTTTTGACTGAGATAATTTGCTATGGTCTAcccaatgaaaataaaaaa attagaGAAATGTCAgaagagataataatttatatattaaaaggaaaagttcAAGCTGATGAAACAGGCtggttaaaaatattagaaacaaTTATACCAGTATTACCTCTTCTTCAATGTTATGCATATTCTTCTACAGTTATAGGCAGGTGTATAACAAAAATGCTTGATCCTGATATCTTTAATAGTATTCACTTACCATATCTTGag GTTTTAAAAGGTAACTTAAGACTATTGTATTCAGTTGAGTGTGATGTTAGAGAAGAAGCTTCTTGTAGATTAATTTGGTTACttggtaaagaaaaagactctattaaaaaattaccaaGATTATCTTCTTTGCATGGTCTACCTCTCAGTTCTCTTTGTATATTCGAACGTCCATCTGTTTTCAAACGCTTAGAAGGAAATTATCAG agAAGTAGTTTATTATCGGTGCTGGAAATGTTAAGAGATTCCGATGTCGATCCTAAAATGCGCAAATCTGCATTAGTACAAATTAATGTAATGCTTACGGACATGtcattacataaattatttcttaatgaaaatggattatttttaatcttacaaGCGTTTAACAGTGCTTTg atagaaaatgattataaaaattatcctGATTCTGTTATTCCAATACTtgcaatattaaaattaattgttgcTAGTGAATCATCAGTGAGACATGAATTATCCACTAATATTGatgttttcataaatattattcgca gtatatttctatttccaaATAATGAATGTGTCAAGGCTGATggttcatatattttatgcttacttttatataatgattatatcatcagaatgaatgaaaaacaaacagaaagtAATGTTCAATTAACTGTATCTTTGCCTCATatcattgtaattaaaatgagATTACCATTAATTTGTAAATCTCATTGGAAAACCAGTATACATAGACGATCAGAAATATCAG tactCCATGGAAGCAATCAAACAATATTAACATTTGTAAGACAATATTGGGCATGGGAATGGAATGGTGGATGGAAAATGTTATGGAAAAATTATGATGATGTTAATGATCCTGAATTAccagaaaaattaagaatacAAGAACATGAATTCTTCGTTTTTCAATACAGctgttcatatttttattgtcaaaaacaattatataatatacaaaattctaCGACGCACGATGGGGTATTGAATGCTCTCGATTATCTGATAAT gtatttaaaattttataacatgTTGCAATACGAAGAAATCaaagatattaattctttACCGTGGGATCAAacgttcgaaagatttttatcatcgCATCCGTCGAGCAAAGAGGACTgtgatttatttgttaatattatcaattttttacaattatatatcaGTACAACAAaag GTAAAAGTTCATGGATAAGTaagatgatgaaaaatatgacAAAGTCATGGGCAGATTTATTTCAAAACTTGGAAATAGATAATCAGGATGTACatcaatcaattttaaaattaGCACGTACGTGTGCAGctattgaaagaaatgaaaaatcagaCATTAATCAGAAACATACATGGAtacattttatcgaattagTTGTTTCTACTTTATGTTTTGGAaatcaacaaaatttttacaacCTTG cATATCTGGATTGGTTGCTGACATGTTTGACATATTTAATCAGCCAATGCAATTGGAGCAAtcacaaaaatttattagcaTCATTGGGAAATACACTTATTGAAATGATTATATCTTTTCATGGTGCTGGTACAGTTAGTTTTATGGGTTTATCTATAACTAGGAATTCTATAATATGCCTCAATCATTTGCTGTATCAAATGcacgaaaattttaataaaaat acGTGGATATCGTTTTGGTACGAAGATAGCAGATCTTTAAGTTGGTTACCAATGCTTTGGCAAAATAGAGATCCTTTGGTACGTGCATCAGCTTTGCAGCTTTTGTCAGGATTGTTAAATGAAATGCATTCTGCATCACAGCTTTCAAATGCAATTGCTGTTGCACCAAATGAATTATGTTACATGTTATTGCAATACATTATAATTGGAGAAGAATCTTGTATCGTTAGAGAGCAAGCATGTATTGCATTCAGcaacttaataaaaaattgcaacTCCATGTCTTTTCAACAT gTGGATTCgttgaaaacaaatattatacttatatatacggAACAAGTGAACTTTTATTATGAGATGAGTATATTATATTCCAACATTTATGTGCTACCAACATTAGATTCTGATTTGCTAAACaatcaacaacaaaaaaatggtAAAGTACCATCTATACAAGCTGCGACATCAGGATGCGTATCGTTAGTACCACGAACTGTATCATACTTATACAATTGTCATGATGAACTGCTACCTT ttTCAGCAGTAGATTCTGAAAGTATGGATATggatcattatttattatctgttGCAACTCCTTCTTTAGTAACAGCAACGTGTactcttttaaataatttaatacttaTTGGACAACAGGAAGTAGTACGTCACGTTTATGAACAATCTCtcgataaatatcttattag ATGCTTAAGAGAAATTCCAAAGAATATTGATACTAAGAAAGATCTTATACATTATTGTGATATGTTAGAAATGTATACCAGCATTTGTGCTGTCTTATCAAATTGCGTCGTACATAGTAACGAATTTGCTGCAGTTGCAAGTTTTACGCCTGActgtatttattctttatttaatcttcTTCATTTCGATTTGTACA gCATTCATATGTCACATCTAATTTCTCTgtacaataaattaaaagcagagatttataattttttatctatattatcgTTGACAGATGATCAACACTTTGAATCTATTCAAACAGCTTTAGAATTGCATGGTCCAGATAAAGCACTAACTTCTATTTGCACTGCAATTAAAGATTCTGACAGAGAATTACGAATGAATGCTATTGCATGTCTTACTTTTCTCCTTACTCaagaaattcaaaaagaaacattaggaaaaaataatatttcgataaagacGATTTTAGATAGTGTTATATACATTCCAATAAGTAACCAAACTAACAATTTACAAGAAGTTATATCCAACGTTAATAAACTTTCTATAAGAAGTATAAATTTGCAttctaaaaaaacaaatcgaaatGATGAAATTGAGGATTATACTGTTAATTCTGAAaacattaaaatgaaatcaGATGAGCATCAGTGTACAATAGGTGCTGAATTATGTAAAGTTTTACTACCTCTTTTTATTGCTCATAATTATACCAGATCGAAAAAAAGTCGTAAACATATAGAGAATAGAGATCTTATTGTCAGTGCTCTAGCTAATTTATTATGTGTTTCTATGGAAGCCAAAAAAATAGCATTGAAAGAGAATTTATCTGAAACAGCATTGATGATACTCAAAGAATTgtatgttaaattaaatttacaacCATTTgaactttataaaaatcaagtCGATCGTGAAAAAAAG atTCATCCTTTATTTagtgatataaataatgttttcatattattaatgaattttatgcATGAAAATTTACAAGTTAAAGAAACACTTACTAAAGATGGCTTGGCTGATGTATTGCATAAATTATGGGCTTGGATAGccttgaataaaaatatttcatcttgTGCATTAAAGTTATTAGCAACATTTACTACAAAGTGCTCTGCTG cAGCACAATCTTTAACATTAACTACGGTATTACCAGGAACAGGATTGAGAAAAACACCTAATACAATTGCTATAATACATATcattatacaattaatatgTAAGGAGATCGATAAAGCAGGACATCTTTTTGATAACAACAAATTGCATTTTGCTTTTCATGTTTTACGAAATGCCGTACATGTACATGAATGCAGAGTCTCAATTTCAAAA AGCAATTTACTACAGTTTTTTACAAAGATACATCCTATTACTACGAAGAGAGTAAAACCTTGGCCATTGGTAGAACTCTATTGTTTAGAATTTCTAATTGATTTTACATATTATGAAGAAGGACAAATTTGTGTGCCtaaa GCTGTAGATGCTTTAGATGCTTTGATACATTTAGCAAAATGTTCATCTTCACCAACAAAAATTCTTGCCATTTCCATTTTGCGTAATTTAGCATTTAATATGGCAAATAGACCAAGAATTCTTAGTTCAG TGGATATCATCAATCTTCTCCAtgatgtttttaaaaatggtTCATTATGCGAAATCAGAATAGCAGGATCAATGCTATGGtcattaatatgtaataatcaaaaaggaaaattaatagCACGAACTGCAGGATTTCCGCAGAGTATTCAAGAGGCATTAGCTAGATTAACATTATTAACAACAAATAACGTGGAACAAGAACAAGATGTAGTTAAAATATTGGAATATCTGATGCGTCTTATAAGTCCTATTGAAAATAAGTCTGAttaa